One stretch of Patescibacteria group bacterium DNA includes these proteins:
- a CDS encoding four helix bundle protein, which translates to MGETIKSFEDLLVWQESHKLMIDAYGFADRYLPPEEKYNRISQIKRCSSSIPANIAEGYGRFHFLENIQYCRQARGSLDELKNHIIAARDLKQAPPEECAKFIQKCNYVRAILNNYINKTHDLYIENKQK; encoded by the coding sequence ATGGGCGAAACTATCAAATCATTTGAGGACTTGCTCGTTTGGCAAGAGTCGCACAAGCTCATGATTGACGCTTATGGGTTCGCGGACCGCTATTTGCCGCCGGAAGAAAAATACAATCGCATTTCTCAAATAAAACGCTGTTCAAGCTCAATCCCTGCCAATATCGCCGAAGGTTATGGTCGATTTCATTTCTTGGAAAATATCCAATATTGCCGGCAAGCCCGAGGTTCACTTGATGAACTTAAAAACCACATCATCGCCGCCCGAGACCTAAAGCAGGCTCCTCCGGAAGAATGTGCCAAATTTATCCAAAAATGCAATTATGTACGGGCTATCCTAAATAACTACATTAACAAAACTCATGATCTCTATATTGAAAATAAGCAAAAATAG
- a CDS encoding NAD-dependent epimerase/dehydratase family protein yields MDYSQLKDKSVLVTGGAGFVGSHLTDRLLREGAKVIVIDDLSTGKLENFSSFRENPNFKFIEGDVCVYEELRDVFLMNPIDYVFHLAAVVGVKRVQENPLLPLRDIDGYKNILELSLIKGVKKIVFSSSSEAYGEPVTLPEKEDGVHNPRSRDTYALTKLIGENMFLGYNDKFNLPATALRFFNVYGPRQESSAYGFVTGVFIRQVLDGKSPTVYGDGMMTRDFIYIDDNIESQVRALLTEKTNGQVINIGMGRQTTILDLAEKIIKISGREDLQPVFVEGKRADIRYRCPDVTRMKELLDFLPQVGLDEGLRRTYEWYKSIYNNSAT; encoded by the coding sequence ATGGACTATTCTCAACTAAAAGACAAGAGTGTTCTTGTGACCGGCGGGGCCGGGTTCGTGGGTTCACACTTGACGGATCGCTTGCTCCGTGAAGGAGCTAAGGTAATAGTTATTGACGATTTGAGCACGGGCAAACTGGAAAATTTTTCTAGTTTTCGCGAAAATCCGAATTTTAAATTCATTGAAGGCGATGTTTGCGTCTACGAAGAACTCAGGGATGTTTTTTTGATGAATCCGATTGATTATGTTTTTCATTTAGCAGCCGTGGTCGGAGTGAAGCGAGTTCAAGAAAATCCGCTTTTGCCGCTTCGTGATATCGATGGATATAAAAATATTTTGGAGTTGTCGCTCATTAAGGGTGTTAAGAAGATTGTTTTTTCATCGTCATCCGAAGCTTATGGTGAGCCGGTGACTTTGCCGGAGAAAGAGGACGGAGTGCATAATCCGCGTTCGCGCGATACTTACGCATTGACCAAGCTAATTGGTGAGAATATGTTTTTAGGATATAACGATAAGTTTAATCTGCCGGCCACAGCCCTGCGCTTCTTTAATGTTTACGGACCGCGCCAAGAGTCCTCGGCCTATGGATTTGTAACCGGAGTGTTTATCCGTCAGGTTTTGGATGGTAAATCGCCCACAGTTTATGGTGATGGTATGATGACGCGTGATTTTATTTATATTGATGATAATATTGAATCACAAGTTCGGGCGCTTCTTACGGAAAAGACAAATGGTCAGGTTATAAATATTGGAATGGGTCGGCAGACCACGATATTGGATTTGGCGGAAAAGATTATCAAAATTTCGGGCCGTGAAGATCTTCAACCCGTGTTCGTTGAAGGAAAAAGGGCTGATATCCGTTATCGCTGTCCGGATGTAACGCGCATGAAGGAACTTTTGGATTTCTTGCCGCAAGTCGGACTGGACGAAGGATTGCGGCGTACTTATGAGTGGTATAAAAGTATCTATAATAATTCGGCAACATAG
- a CDS encoding glycosyltransferase family 4 protein, which translates to MKILITTGIFPPDIGGPATYVENLSAELKKLGHEIEIITYGQPNAVEGMRIHGVSRKPCVYIRYFTFFINVLRHGRKADLIYTFDILSAGLPTAIANVYLRKKIFLRLGGDYLWEKAAESGQRVTLSEYYGRNLYTRGMAFRLIKLVLTRSSHIIFSTDFQRNIYLKVFPFIEAKSSVILNPFPQILKGQSLSYAEPDKIFLFAGRLIKLKNLADLIKIFVELRTEGKKIFLSVYGDGPEKDNLKRIVRESRSDEYIKIFDGIPHQGVIERIKLAYACILPSFSEISPNFGMECMKLGKPLIITRDNGMEEIFEGRSTLTNPMDREEIKKDIARLAEESDYERICPDIKEGELNRTWKDTATDTLNIIKRYVLAER; encoded by the coding sequence ATGAAGATATTGATCACAACGGGCATATTTCCACCGGATATTGGCGGGCCAGCAACGTATGTAGAAAATTTATCTGCGGAGCTAAAAAAATTAGGCCATGAGATCGAAATAATTACATATGGCCAGCCAAATGCGGTGGAGGGGATGAGAATCCACGGTGTTTCAAGAAAGCCGTGTGTTTATATTAGATATTTCACCTTTTTTATTAATGTCTTGCGACACGGACGAAAGGCGGATCTCATTTATACATTTGATATATTGAGCGCTGGTTTGCCAACCGCAATTGCCAATGTATATTTAAGAAAAAAAATATTTTTGCGTCTCGGTGGAGATTATCTTTGGGAGAAAGCGGCTGAATCCGGCCAAAGGGTTACGCTATCGGAATATTACGGCAGAAACTTATATACGCGTGGCATGGCCTTTCGTCTTATTAAATTGGTTTTAACACGCAGTTCCCATATTATTTTTTCTACCGATTTTCAGAGAAATATTTATTTGAAAGTATTTCCTTTCATTGAGGCCAAGAGCAGCGTTATTTTAAATCCATTCCCTCAGATTTTAAAAGGGCAGTCATTGAGTTACGCTGAACCGGATAAAATATTTTTATTTGCTGGCAGATTGATAAAATTAAAAAATCTGGCTGATTTAATTAAAATTTTTGTCGAGCTTCGTACCGAGGGAAAAAAGATTTTTTTGAGTGTTTATGGCGATGGTCCCGAAAAAGATAATTTAAAACGAATTGTTCGAGAGAGCCGGTCAGATGAATATATAAAAATATTTGACGGCATTCCGCATCAAGGGGTTATTGAAAGGATAAAATTGGCCTATGCCTGCATCCTGCCTTCGTTTTCGGAAATCAGCCCGAATTTTGGCATGGAATGCATGAAACTCGGGAAACCCCTGATTATTACCAGGGATAATGGTATGGAAGAAATTTTTGAAGGTAGATCCACTTTGACTAATCCAATGGATCGCGAAGAAATAAAAAAAGACATTGCTCGTTTGGCCGAGGAATCTGATTATGAAAGAATTTGTCCAGATATAAAAGAAGGTGAATTAAACCGCACGTGGAAAGATACGGCGACCGATACCCTGAATATAATAAAACGATATGTATTGGCTGAAAGATAA
- a CDS encoding glycosyltransferase family 4 protein — protein sequence MPPNSPKKKLLHLITQPTWGGAQRYIFDLASSLKDEFDITVASGPLRQSESEASEIKDGRELLDRLEAQGIKTRVFPHLIRAINPIRDLQAFIQIFVYLYANKFDTIHLNSSKAGVLGSIAANIQSVPKIIYTAHGWVFNEPMPTWKKRFYKWAERLSAKHKTKIVTLSRLETEIGVLERIAPAEKFVQIYHGVKPIEFLSSDQARDELKIPRQIPVIGCIANFYETKGLEYIVKAWPQIIAAIPDAQLVIIGDGALRKKLESLIKKLNLDENIALAGSRPDASKYLKAFDVFALPSVKEGLPYVILEAMQAGVPIVATRVGGIPEMIEDGASGRLVPPADSAALATAIIKILQNKNLGESYAENARQTLTQKFSFERMIEQTRSLYN from the coding sequence ATGCCACCAAATTCCCCAAAAAAGAAATTATTGCATCTCATTACTCAACCAACGTGGGGCGGCGCCCAGCGCTATATTTTTGATTTGGCCTCAAGCCTCAAGGACGAATTCGACATCACGGTCGCGTCCGGCCCGCTTCGCCAAAGCGAAAGCGAGGCGAGCGAAATTAAGGATGGCCGCGAGCTCCTTGACCGTCTTGAGGCCCAGGGCATAAAGACACGTGTTTTCCCTCACCTTATCCGTGCCATCAATCCAATAAGAGATTTGCAGGCTTTTATACAAATCTTCGTATATCTATACGCCAATAAATTCGATACCATCCACTTAAATAGCAGCAAAGCCGGCGTCCTCGGCTCCATCGCCGCTAATATTCAGTCGGTTCCGAAAATAATTTATACCGCACATGGCTGGGTTTTTAATGAACCCATGCCAACCTGGAAAAAGAGATTCTATAAATGGGCCGAACGCCTGAGCGCCAAACATAAAACAAAGATTGTCACCCTTTCCCGTTTAGAAACCGAGATCGGGGTACTTGAGCGCATTGCGCCGGCTGAAAAATTTGTACAAATCTATCACGGCGTAAAACCGATTGAATTTCTTTCATCCGATCAGGCCCGCGACGAACTAAAAATACCGCGCCAGATTCCGGTAATCGGTTGCATTGCCAATTTTTATGAAACCAAGGGCCTGGAATATATCGTCAAAGCCTGGCCGCAAATCATCGCCGCAATTCCTGACGCCCAGCTCGTGATTATCGGCGATGGCGCGCTTCGAAAAAAACTTGAATCGCTGATTAAAAAATTAAATCTTGATGAAAACATTGCGCTTGCCGGCTCCCGGCCCGATGCTTCAAAATATTTAAAAGCTTTTGATGTTTTCGCGCTCCCGTCGGTTAAAGAAGGCCTTCCCTACGTGATTCTTGAGGCCATGCAAGCCGGTGTTCCGATCGTGGCGACGCGCGTCGGCGGCATTCCAGAGATGATTGAGGACGGCGCAAGCGGCCGGCTCGTCCCGCCGGCTGATTCGGCCGCCCTTGCAACCGCGATTATAAAAATTCTGCAAAACAAAAATCTCGGCGAGTCATACGCCGAGAACGCGCGCCAAACGCTGACGCAAAAATTCAGCTTTGAAAGAATGATCGAACAAACCCGATCGTTATACAACTGA
- a CDS encoding glycosyltransferase family 4 protein, whose product MFVKEVVERLAGEYDFTIISARLDKKLPKFEQRDKFKYYRVGIGSSFDKWLYPIFAVILAKKLKPDLVHAVMESYAGIALWLFSIFNKKITTILTLQSGDLDDPSKKIPAFLWKRIHSTPDLVTAISSSLAERAKKLRTDQGKVVIIPNGVDLELAKQSQAEPIPGRIVCVARLSWEKGLDYLIKSLPSVFQEFPNAHLVMVGEGNKRQEIERMIKELNLGSRVTLLGKLPHEETLREMGKAQIFICPSLAEGLGIVFIEAQACGAPVIGTRVGGIPDVISDNQTGLLIAPRDSEAIAAAIKRLLSDQELRERLRNNAFQGLGRFNWDKVVRQVSGEYDKYLK is encoded by the coding sequence ATGTTTGTGAAAGAAGTGGTTGAACGGCTGGCTGGAGAATATGATTTTACAATCATCAGCGCTCGATTAGATAAGAAACTGCCAAAATTTGAACAGCGGGACAAGTTTAAGTACTACCGCGTTGGAATCGGCAGTTCTTTTGATAAATGGCTGTATCCGATTTTTGCTGTAATTTTAGCCAAAAAATTAAAGCCGGACTTGGTTCATGCAGTTATGGAGAGCTATGCCGGCATCGCGTTGTGGCTTTTTTCAATTTTTAATAAAAAAATTACAACAATCCTGACTTTACAAAGCGGCGATCTGGACGATCCGAGCAAGAAAATTCCCGCATTTCTTTGGAAAAGAATTCACTCTACGCCCGATCTTGTAACTGCGATTAGCTCGTCGCTTGCTGAACGCGCGAAGAAATTGAGGACCGATCAGGGCAAGGTTGTAATTATTCCGAATGGGGTTGACCTTGAGCTGGCAAAACAAAGTCAGGCCGAACCGATCCCGGGAAGAATCGTCTGCGTGGCGCGACTCTCCTGGGAAAAAGGATTGGATTATTTAATAAAATCGTTGCCCTCGGTTTTTCAAGAATTTCCCAATGCTCATTTGGTTATGGTTGGGGAGGGAAATAAAAGACAGGAAATTGAGCGGATGATAAAGGAATTGAATTTGGGGAGCAGGGTTACGCTCTTGGGTAAACTGCCGCACGAAGAGACACTTAGGGAGATGGGCAAGGCTCAAATATTTATTTGTCCATCGCTCGCTGAGGGTTTAGGTATTGTCTTTATTGAAGCCCAGGCGTGCGGGGCGCCAGTTATAGGAACGCGAGTCGGCGGAATTCCGGATGTTATTTCCGATAATCAAACCGGGCTTTTAATTGCGCCGCGAGATTCGGAAGCCATCGCTGCGGCCATAAAGCGTCTTCTTAGCGACCAGGAACTGCGCGAACGATTAAGAAATAATGCTTTTCAGGGGTTGGGAAGATTCAACTGGGATAAGGTTGTTCGGCAAGTGAGCGGGGAATATGATAAATATTTAAAATGA
- a CDS encoding YdcF family protein, translating to MPLSEGVSSVTGEIFDETNVEKENKYRYDAIITLSGAMRKHEKFGWRTTAYSEGDAFGALGGRIRVIATEYLFKKGDTAKNVLTVTGKPNYLESEPPETPEESELMKKELVGRGIPEESIFVEKVSKNTKQNFEELFRIAKENFWNHILIVTNAYHVPRSEAFCKKFQKDNPIYSDVDVDFISAEDVLIEQEPRWKELIDKAYAHPEMIKRLENEMKGLEALKSSQYSSIQEKVIK from the coding sequence ATGCCATTATCCGAAGGAGTCTCATCGGTGACCGGCGAAATATTTGATGAGACTAACGTTGAAAAGGAAAATAAATATCGCTATGACGCCATTATCACGTTGAGTGGCGCAATGAGAAAGCATGAAAAATTCGGATGGCGCACGACGGCCTATTCCGAAGGCGATGCATTCGGCGCCTTAGGTGGCCGGATTAGAGTTATTGCCACGGAGTATCTCTTTAAAAAGGGCGACACGGCAAAGAACGTTTTGACTGTCACTGGAAAGCCTAACTATCTTGAAAGCGAGCCACCGGAGACGCCGGAGGAAAGTGAGTTGATGAAAAAAGAGTTAGTGGGAAGAGGAATACCGGAAGAATCGATTTTTGTTGAAAAAGTTTCCAAAAATACCAAGCAGAATTTTGAAGAACTATTCAGGATAGCAAAGGAAAATTTTTGGAACCATATTTTAATCGTTACGAATGCTTATCATGTTCCGAGATCGGAAGCTTTTTGTAAAAAGTTTCAGAAAGACAATCCAATATATAGCGATGTCGACGTGGATTTCATTTCCGCGGAAGATGTATTAATCGAGCAGGAGCCTCGATGGAAAGAGTTAATTGATAAGGCCTATGCCCATCCGGAAATGATAAAAAGACTGGAGAACGAAATGAAGGGGCTGGAGGCTTTGAAGAGTAGTCAATATAGTTCAATTCAGGAAAAAGTAATTAAGTGA